In one Echinicola marina genomic region, the following are encoded:
- a CDS encoding porin family protein, with translation MKRLIIILLVFTFPFSIYAQEGKNNPLKGRPDINGDLFLDFGFNILNNRPEDLNTKFFASKTANIYFQRSINLGEKSGYTFNPGIGFGLDKMALKNDMTLVNDPDKGTNSSMVADLEDIYGEGTVVHKNTMALNYIDIPLEFRYHFNKSDYNEGFRIALGGKVGFLYNAHTKNDITTPDGVRQKIKTTQDYGLNKVRYGAYTRVGLSGFNLWAYYGLNKVFEKDLGPLAIEASQFNFGLSIALF, from the coding sequence ATGAAAAGACTTATAATTATTTTACTTGTATTTACCTTTCCATTTAGCATATATGCCCAAGAAGGTAAGAACAACCCATTAAAAGGCAGACCAGATATAAACGGAGATTTATTTTTGGACTTCGGCTTTAACATATTAAATAATAGACCTGAAGATTTAAATACTAAATTTTTCGCATCTAAAACTGCAAATATCTATTTTCAAAGATCCATTAATCTTGGAGAAAAATCAGGATACACCTTCAACCCTGGAATTGGTTTTGGACTTGATAAAATGGCCCTTAAAAATGATATGACTTTAGTCAATGATCCTGACAAAGGAACCAATTCAAGCATGGTTGCAGATTTGGAAGATATCTATGGAGAGGGAACAGTAGTTCACAAAAATACCATGGCACTTAATTATATAGACATTCCCCTCGAATTCCGATACCACTTTAACAAAAGCGATTATAATGAAGGATTCAGAATAGCCTTAGGAGGAAAAGTAGGATTTCTATATAATGCACATACGAAAAATGATATCACCACACCTGATGGAGTAAGACAAAAGATAAAAACCACTCAGGACTATGGTTTAAACAAAGTTCGATACGGAGCCTATACCAGAGTAGGTTTATCAGGATTTAACCTATGGGCCTATTACGGACTTAATAAAGTATTTGAAAAAGACCTTGGCCCATTAGCCATTGAAGCCAGTCAATTTAACTTCGGTCTATCAATAGCTTTATTCTAA
- a CDS encoding enoyl-CoA hydratase/isomerase family protein: protein MENKFIIVTKGNGWVEIALNRPKVYNALNKELLGELLEAITEADNDEKLKCIVITGRGGAFCSGQDLKSVGGDLDNIPFSKIVREQYNPLILKMAECRKTIICKLNGLAAGAGCSLALACDLIVASKDAYLAEIFPHIGLVMDGGSTYFLLNKLGYTKAYEIATTGRKVYADEAEKIGLIIKSVESSELNEVVQQYIDVYTNASLTAVAGIKEMLQKAAGMSLKEVLEMEADYQQKVGRGKDFIEGVRAFLEKRKPNFNQ from the coding sequence ATGGAAAATAAGTTCATTATAGTAACCAAAGGAAATGGATGGGTAGAAATTGCTCTGAACAGGCCAAAGGTTTATAATGCACTAAATAAAGAACTGCTTGGAGAACTGTTAGAGGCAATTACCGAGGCAGATAATGATGAGAAGCTTAAGTGTATTGTTATTACTGGTAGAGGAGGGGCTTTTTGTAGTGGTCAGGATTTGAAATCAGTAGGAGGAGATTTAGACAATATTCCTTTCAGTAAAATTGTCAGGGAACAATATAATCCACTGATCTTAAAAATGGCTGAATGTAGAAAAACCATCATATGTAAACTGAATGGTTTAGCGGCAGGTGCAGGTTGCTCCCTAGCCTTGGCCTGCGACTTGATAGTTGCTTCCAAGGATGCTTATCTTGCAGAAATATTTCCTCATATTGGATTGGTAATGGATGGTGGTTCCACGTATTTTCTGTTGAACAAGCTTGGCTATACAAAAGCCTATGAAATTGCTACTACGGGAAGAAAGGTGTATGCGGATGAGGCTGAAAAAATTGGCTTGATAATAAAAAGTGTAGAGTCCTCTGAATTAAATGAAGTAGTTCAGCAATATATAGATGTGTATACCAATGCCTCTTTAACAGCAGTGGCGGGGATTAAAGAAATGCTCCAAAAGGCAGCAGGGATGAGTTTGAAGGAAGTTTTGGAGATGGAAGCAGATTATCAGCAAAAAGTTGGTAGAGGAAAAGATTTTATTGAAGGAGTGCGGGCTTTTCTGGAAAAAAGAAAGCCAAATTTCAATCAATAA
- a CDS encoding PA-phosphatase codes for MYRKIALTLSVIFQPLLMPSLVFALILYGVPESTKVPHELKLSVFLLVIVSTLMIPMFAILGMKYTDAIPSVHMAKKKERFVPFTVVSLFYILVTYLFYLKLNFDELIVFSLATITMSIILLTLVTFFWKVSAHLTGLSGLIAIIIVLSWKFPQSHLLYPLIFTIILSGVVASCRLYLNAHRPLELLAGFCLGFITCFGAFFYFLMI; via the coding sequence GTGTATAGAAAAATAGCGCTCACCCTTTCGGTGATATTTCAGCCTTTATTAATGCCTAGTTTGGTTTTTGCTTTGATACTTTATGGGGTTCCTGAGTCCACCAAGGTTCCTCATGAATTAAAGCTTTCTGTTTTTTTATTGGTAATCGTGTCTACCTTGATGATCCCTATGTTTGCCATTTTAGGTATGAAATATACCGATGCCATTCCTAGTGTTCATATGGCTAAGAAAAAGGAGCGATTTGTCCCCTTTACGGTTGTGAGCTTATTTTATATTTTGGTGACCTACCTTTTTTACTTAAAACTTAATTTTGACGAGCTCATAGTATTTAGTTTGGCCACAATTACAATGTCCATTATACTGTTGACCTTGGTGACATTTTTTTGGAAAGTGAGTGCTCATTTGACTGGTTTGTCTGGGCTGATAGCAATTATTATTGTGTTGAGCTGGAAATTTCCGCAATCACATTTGTTATATCCGTTGATTTTCACCATTATCCTTAGTGGAGTGGTGGCTTCATGTAGGTTGTATTTAAATGCCCATCGTCCATTGGAATTGCTAGCTGGTTTTTGCCTTGGCTTTATAACTTGCTTTGGCGCCTTCTTTTACTTCTTGATGATTTAG
- the rpoN gene encoding RNA polymerase factor sigma-54 has product MQKLNLNQVLSQKLSPQQIQFIKLLQVPTAELEARVEEELEINPALEEGREETGESHEEEVLPDNYEEEKKEDKDLNLDDYLNDDYGGYKMQGDGNYSPDDEEREMPLSSGTSLSEQLISQLNFLRLDEHQRTIGRQLIGSIESDGYIRRDLEAIINDLAFSQNIETDLDEVEEVLRKIQNFDPAGIAARSLQECLLIQLERKEHQDDEIVQKALVVISDCFEEFTKKHYDKILKKCNLAEEDLKEVIHMITRLNPKPGGGADGLMRTQYVIPDFILNNNNGKMEISLNSRNAPELRVSRSYSEMFEAYDKSDKKDKKLKDTVSFVKQKLDAAKWFIDAIKQRQQTLLKTMQAILDYQTEFFIEGDETKLKPMILKDIAERIDMDISTVSRVANSKAIQTEFGVFPLKYFFSEGISTEGGEDVSNREVKSVLQKLVDEEEKRKPLSDDKLVKLLNDKGYNIARRTVAKYREQLNIPVARLRKEL; this is encoded by the coding sequence ATGCAGAAGCTTAATTTAAATCAGGTATTGTCCCAAAAATTGTCTCCTCAACAGATTCAGTTTATAAAACTGTTGCAGGTACCAACGGCTGAATTGGAGGCAAGGGTAGAAGAAGAGTTGGAAATTAATCCAGCATTAGAAGAAGGGAGAGAGGAAACAGGGGAATCTCATGAAGAGGAAGTCCTTCCTGACAATTATGAAGAAGAGAAAAAAGAAGATAAGGATCTTAACCTTGATGATTATTTAAATGATGATTATGGTGGATATAAAATGCAAGGAGATGGAAACTATTCTCCAGATGATGAAGAGAGAGAAATGCCTCTTTCTAGCGGTACTTCTTTATCTGAACAACTGATTTCCCAATTGAACTTTTTACGTCTGGATGAGCATCAGCGAACTATAGGCAGGCAGCTTATTGGTAGTATAGAGAGTGATGGCTATATCAGAAGGGATTTGGAAGCTATTATTAATGATTTAGCTTTTAGCCAAAATATTGAGACTGATTTGGATGAGGTTGAAGAGGTTTTAAGAAAGATTCAAAACTTTGACCCTGCAGGCATAGCTGCTAGAAGCCTTCAAGAATGCCTTTTGATTCAATTGGAGAGAAAAGAACATCAGGATGATGAGATCGTCCAAAAAGCTTTGGTTGTTATATCTGATTGTTTTGAGGAGTTTACCAAGAAACATTATGATAAGATACTTAAAAAATGTAACCTAGCGGAGGAGGATTTAAAGGAAGTGATCCATATGATTACCCGACTTAATCCTAAACCAGGGGGCGGGGCTGATGGCTTAATGCGTACCCAGTATGTTATTCCGGATTTTATTTTGAATAATAATAATGGGAAAATGGAGATCAGTCTTAATTCCCGGAATGCACCAGAATTAAGGGTAAGCAGGTCTTATTCCGAAATGTTTGAGGCTTATGATAAAAGCGATAAGAAGGATAAGAAATTAAAGGATACCGTAAGTTTTGTGAAACAAAAGTTGGATGCAGCGAAGTGGTTTATTGATGCCATAAAGCAAAGGCAGCAGACTCTCTTGAAGACAATGCAAGCTATACTGGATTATCAAACGGAATTCTTTATAGAGGGAGACGAGACCAAATTGAAGCCCATGATTTTGAAAGATATTGCAGAAAGAATCGATATGGATATCTCAACGGTATCAAGGGTGGCTAACAGCAAAGCGATTCAGACCGAGTTCGGAGTGTTTCCGTTGAAATATTTCTTTTCTGAGGGGATTTCTACTGAAGGAGGTGAGGATGTGAGTAACCGGGAAGTGAAGAGCGTTTTACAAAAGTTGGTGGATGAGGAAGAAAAGAGAAAGCCACTTTCGGATGATAAGTTAGTGAAATTGCTTAATGATAAAGGTTATAATATAGCAAGAAGGACCGTGGCAAAATATAGGGAGCAGCTTAATATTCCAGTAGCGAGACTAAGAAAAGAATTATAG
- the asnS gene encoding asparagine--tRNA ligase: protein MAFNKRSKIKFLLDNDIIGKKATVMGWVRTKRSNKSVSFIALNDGSVIQNYQIVADPNVISEDILRRITTGACIKVTGQVVASQGSGQVSELAAESIEVLGEADPEKYPLQPKKHSMEFLRDIAHLRMRTNTFGAVFRIRHALAFAVNQYFNNKGFFYIHTPIITASDAEGAGETFKVTTLDLKNPPLTENGDIDFKEDFFERETNLTVSGQLEGELAAMALSEIYTFGPTFRAENSNTTRHLAEFWMIEPEMAFYDAEDNQDLAEDFLKYIISYAMKNCKDDLDFLDKRAEEENAKKPANERAEMGLLERLQFVVEHEFERLTYTEAIEILRNSKPNKKKKFKYLIEGWGADLQSEHERFLVEKHFKKPVILTDYPKEIKAFYMKQNEDGKTVAAMDILFPGIGEIVGGSQREESLEKLTKRMDEMNIPQEELYWYLDTRRFGATPHSGFGLGFERMVQFVTGMGNIRDVIAFPRTPGNAEF from the coding sequence ATGGCATTCAACAAACGATCTAAGATTAAATTCTTGCTTGACAATGATATTATTGGTAAAAAAGCCACTGTTATGGGCTGGGTGAGAACTAAAAGAAGTAATAAAAGCGTTTCCTTTATTGCCCTTAATGATGGCTCTGTCATCCAAAATTATCAAATTGTTGCTGACCCGAATGTCATAAGCGAAGATATTCTTAGAAGAATTACCACAGGAGCCTGTATTAAAGTAACTGGCCAAGTAGTCGCATCACAAGGATCAGGCCAAGTTTCAGAACTTGCCGCTGAATCCATAGAAGTTTTAGGAGAAGCTGACCCGGAAAAATACCCGTTACAGCCAAAAAAACATTCCATGGAATTCCTTAGAGATATTGCGCACCTAAGAATGAGAACAAATACTTTTGGAGCGGTCTTTAGAATTAGACATGCCTTGGCCTTCGCTGTCAATCAATATTTTAACAACAAAGGTTTCTTCTATATTCATACGCCAATTATTACTGCTTCAGATGCAGAGGGTGCAGGAGAAACTTTCAAGGTGACAACTTTGGACTTAAAAAACCCTCCATTGACAGAAAATGGTGACATCGACTTTAAGGAAGATTTCTTTGAAAGAGAAACCAATCTAACAGTTTCCGGGCAGCTTGAAGGTGAGCTGGCAGCCATGGCCCTCTCAGAAATCTACACATTTGGACCTACTTTCAGAGCCGAAAACTCAAATACTACCAGGCACTTGGCAGAGTTTTGGATGATCGAGCCTGAAATGGCCTTCTATGATGCAGAAGACAATCAGGATCTAGCAGAAGATTTTCTTAAGTATATTATCTCTTATGCCATGAAAAACTGTAAGGACGATCTAGATTTCCTGGATAAAAGGGCAGAAGAAGAGAACGCAAAGAAACCTGCTAATGAAAGAGCTGAAATGGGACTTTTGGAGAGACTTCAATTTGTGGTAGAACATGAATTTGAAAGACTTACTTACACTGAAGCCATTGAAATCTTAAGGAATTCAAAACCTAACAAGAAAAAGAAATTCAAATATTTGATTGAAGGCTGGGGTGCGGATCTCCAATCTGAGCATGAAAGGTTCTTGGTAGAAAAGCACTTCAAAAAACCGGTTATTCTAACTGACTATCCAAAAGAGATCAAGGCATTCTATATGAAGCAAAATGAAGATGGAAAGACCGTTGCGGCTATGGATATCCTTTTCCCTGGAATCGGAGAGATTGTCGGTGGTTCGCAAAGAGAAGAGAGCTTAGAAAAACTAACCAAGAGAATGGATGAAATGAACATTCCACAGGAAGAACTTTACTGGTATCTTGACACCCGTAGATTTGGTGCAACTCCACATTCAGGCTTTGGACTTGGTTTTGAGAGAATGGTCCAGTTTGTAACCGGAATGGGAAATATCAGAGACGTAATTGCATTCCCAAGAACTCCTGGAAATGCAGAATTTTAA
- a CDS encoding NAD(P)H-hydrate dehydratase — protein sequence MLEIISGASVKKLDADFIHEKGISSHRLMEYAATAFCDFFESNFHRSDKVGIFCGHGNNGGDGLAIARLLWRKGYDVMVFYIGDFSKASPDCRLNRELLPEKLPSITVCDERIKLIDYDFHVLIDAVLGIGVNRPLEGLYLDVVGKLNRINDVTRIAVDIPSGLPADGCLEGDAFKADITVSFQFPKYSLMFPEHAEYVGKLKVVNIGIDQPFFGQFSEKKYFLQYKDIKNRHKSFNRFAHKGDFGKVLLVGGSYGKIGAIRMSSEAAMRTGSGLVTCFSPKCGVAVLQSSLPELMVIASESEAYLSDSQEVAFDNYDAIGLGPGMGQEALTADLVEVILNRYSGPMVIDADGINIIAKNENLLKLLRENIILTPHLKEFERLVGACKNHQVRLKKASEFAQKYNCVLVLKGAHTAINLPNGKQYFNSTGNQYMATGGVGDVLTGIITSFLGQGYGAEDAALCGVYQHGIAGELASAKKLRGTIASDVVKAIPKSFVKLRIK from the coding sequence ATGCTTGAAATTATTTCTGGTGCTTCTGTTAAAAAGCTGGATGCTGATTTTATCCACGAAAAAGGAATATCATCGCATCGTTTAATGGAGTACGCTGCTACTGCCTTTTGTGATTTCTTTGAAAGTAACTTTCATAGAAGTGATAAAGTTGGAATTTTTTGTGGGCATGGAAATAATGGAGGAGATGGGTTGGCGATTGCGAGATTACTGTGGCGAAAGGGGTATGACGTGATGGTTTTTTATATAGGTGACTTCAGTAAAGCCAGTCCTGACTGTAGACTGAATAGAGAATTGCTCCCAGAAAAACTTCCTTCAATAACTGTCTGTGATGAAAGGATTAAGTTGATTGATTATGATTTTCATGTCCTTATTGATGCTGTGCTCGGTATTGGTGTAAACAGACCTTTGGAAGGTCTTTATCTTGACGTTGTCGGCAAACTTAATAGGATTAATGATGTCACTAGAATTGCTGTAGATATCCCATCAGGACTCCCTGCGGATGGTTGTTTGGAGGGGGACGCTTTTAAGGCAGATATTACTGTTAGTTTTCAGTTTCCTAAGTATTCACTAATGTTTCCGGAGCATGCCGAATATGTTGGTAAACTTAAGGTGGTCAATATAGGTATAGATCAGCCGTTCTTTGGGCAGTTTTCTGAAAAGAAATATTTTTTACAATATAAGGATATTAAAAATCGACATAAATCTTTTAATAGGTTTGCTCATAAGGGGGATTTTGGGAAAGTATTGTTGGTCGGGGGGAGTTATGGTAAAATAGGCGCCATAAGGATGAGTTCTGAAGCGGCTATGCGGACTGGTAGTGGTCTGGTGACCTGTTTTAGCCCGAAATGTGGAGTTGCTGTGTTGCAGTCTAGTTTACCGGAATTGATGGTGATTGCTTCAGAAAGCGAAGCTTATTTGAGTGATTCTCAAGAAGTGGCGTTTGATAATTATGATGCTATTGGTTTAGGTCCTGGAATGGGACAGGAAGCGCTTACAGCTGATTTGGTTGAGGTAATATTAAATAGATATTCAGGACCTATGGTGATTGATGCAGACGGCATCAATATCATCGCTAAGAATGAAAATCTTTTAAAGTTATTGAGAGAGAATATAATTCTTACCCCCCATTTGAAGGAATTTGAGCGTTTGGTAGGTGCATGCAAGAACCATCAGGTTCGATTAAAAAAGGCAAGTGAATTTGCCCAGAAATATAATTGTGTTTTAGTTTTAAAAGGTGCCCACACAGCGATCAACTTGCCCAATGGAAAGCAATATTTTAATTCTACAGGGAATCAGTATATGGCTACAGGAGGTGTAGGTGATGTACTTACAGGTATAATTACTTCATTTTTAGGACAAGGATATGGTGCTGAAGATGCCGCATTATGTGGAGTATATCAGCATGGTATTGCTGGTGAGCTGGCTTCTGCCAAGAAGTTGCGAGGAACCATTGCCTCGGATGTAGTTAAGGCTATTCCAAAAAGTTTCGTTAAATTAAGGATTAAATAA
- a CDS encoding MFS transporter has product MSKSKKKTHLAWAMYDWANSVYSLVITSTIFPVYYNNVTQKDSSNDLVSFFGVEVVNTVLYSWSISFSFLVIAILSPLLSGMADSGGKKLTFMKIFATIGSVSCMGLFFFDGSNLEFGIICSVLASIGYAGSIVFYNGFLPEISDVDEYDLLSAKGFALGYIGSVILLVINLLMIEMPELFYINDGGQAARWSFLITGIWWLGFSLIPFSVLEDNPYGRIYNISLLLLGYKEIRKVINELKGKVQLKRFLLSFWFYSMGVQTVMYMAASFGDKELELPGDKLILTILIIQIVAILGSYLFAYISMKRGNKVALVCMVTIWIMICFAAYYVYTEYQFYALAFMVGMVMGGIQSISRSSYSKLIPAETVDHASYFSFYDVTEKMAIVLGTFSYGLIEQFTGSMRVSSLVLGMFFVIGLVFLLRMRFPSNKLLKV; this is encoded by the coding sequence ATGTCAAAGAGTAAAAAAAAGACACATTTAGCTTGGGCAATGTATGACTGGGCCAATTCTGTGTACAGTTTGGTTATTACATCCACTATTTTTCCTGTCTATTACAATAATGTGACCCAGAAGGATTCCAGTAATGATTTGGTTTCGTTCTTTGGGGTTGAGGTGGTCAATACGGTACTGTACTCTTGGTCCATTTCTTTTTCCTTTCTAGTGATTGCTATTTTATCTCCATTATTGTCTGGTATGGCGGATTCAGGCGGGAAAAAGCTGACTTTTATGAAAATCTTTGCTACCATTGGATCAGTATCTTGTATGGGGCTTTTCTTCTTTGATGGGAGTAATTTAGAGTTCGGTATCATTTGCAGTGTTTTAGCCAGTATAGGTTATGCGGGTAGTATCGTTTTTTATAATGGATTCCTTCCAGAAATTAGTGATGTGGACGAGTACGATCTGTTGAGTGCTAAAGGGTTTGCGTTGGGATATATAGGTAGTGTGATACTTTTGGTGATCAATTTATTAATGATTGAGATGCCCGAATTGTTCTATATTAATGACGGGGGACAAGCGGCTAGATGGTCATTTCTGATAACTGGGATATGGTGGCTAGGATTTTCTTTGATTCCATTTAGTGTATTGGAAGATAATCCTTATGGTAGAATATATAATATATCTCTTTTGTTGTTAGGATATAAGGAAATTAGGAAAGTTATTAATGAACTTAAAGGTAAGGTCCAACTGAAGCGTTTTTTGCTTTCTTTTTGGTTTTACAGTATGGGAGTTCAAACAGTGATGTATATGGCTGCTTCTTTTGGCGATAAAGAGCTGGAGTTGCCTGGAGACAAATTGATTTTGACTATACTAATTATTCAAATAGTGGCCATCCTTGGAAGTTATTTGTTTGCTTATATATCAATGAAAAGAGGTAATAAAGTAGCTTTAGTGTGTATGGTCACGATTTGGATTATGATATGCTTTGCTGCTTATTATGTATATACAGAATACCAATTTTATGCATTAGCTTTTATGGTTGGAATGGTTATGGGGGGGATTCAATCTATCTCAAGGTCTTCGTATTCAAAACTTATTCCTGCGGAAACGGTTGATCATGCTTCCTATTTTAGTTTCTATGATGTTACTGAAAAGATGGCTATTGTATTGGGGACATTTTCCTATGGCTTGATAGAACAATTTACCGGCAGTATGAGGGTTAGTTCTTTGGTTTTAGGTATGTTTTTTGTTATTGGTCTAGTCTTCTTGTTGCGGATGAGGTTTCCAAGTAATAAATTGCTTAAAGTTTAA
- a CDS encoding ExbD/TolR family protein, whose product MAKFKKKTKTEENIPTSALPDIIFMLLFFFMVTTVLREQELLVEQKLPQATQLQKLEKKSLISYLYVGKPKNTSLYGTEPIIQANDVPITTNDILLWVNQEKDNLSEAERDQITISLKADRDVKMGPIADIQFELREADARKVLYASVGKTK is encoded by the coding sequence ATGGCAAAGTTTAAGAAAAAAACAAAGACCGAAGAGAATATTCCTACGTCAGCCTTGCCGGATATTATCTTCATGCTTCTTTTCTTCTTTATGGTGACCACTGTATTGAGAGAGCAGGAATTATTGGTAGAACAAAAACTTCCTCAAGCTACTCAACTTCAGAAATTAGAGAAAAAATCCTTGATTTCTTATCTATATGTAGGAAAGCCCAAGAATACAAGTCTCTATGGTACCGAACCCATTATTCAGGCAAATGATGTTCCTATTACTACGAATGACATTCTCCTATGGGTAAATCAAGAGAAAGATAACTTATCTGAAGCTGAAAGAGACCAAATTACCATTTCCTTGAAAGCAGATAGGGATGTTAAGATGGGACCAATTGCAGATATTCAGTTTGAGCTGAGAGAAGCTGATGCTAGAAAAGTACTTTATGCATCAGTAGGAAAGACAAAATAG
- a CDS encoding ExbD/TolR family protein — MARKKNRMSQEVNAGSMADIAFLLLIFFLVTTTIASDKGITNILPPKQDPNVPPPDIKKNERNIFKILINSNDQLLVEDDFRDNTEGLDQDIKAFVLNFGNPNQENVDLYNSLPPSLKGISAKDPESSDHPNEAVVSIKTNRGTSYELYLEVLDLVKKAYFEIYAERVGLTADEYRALSSRDAAEKELMQRGKEDIPMAISIAEPDKTGGE; from the coding sequence ATGGCAAGAAAGAAAAACCGAATGAGTCAGGAGGTAAATGCAGGTTCCATGGCGGATATCGCCTTCTTGCTACTTATCTTCTTTCTTGTAACAACAACAATTGCTTCTGACAAAGGTATCACTAACATCTTGCCTCCAAAGCAAGACCCTAATGTGCCACCACCTGATATTAAAAAGAACGAGAGAAATATCTTTAAGATATTGATCAACTCTAATGACCAGTTACTGGTTGAAGATGATTTCAGGGATAACACTGAAGGATTAGATCAGGATATTAAGGCGTTTGTCTTGAATTTCGGAAATCCTAACCAAGAGAATGTAGATCTTTATAACAGTCTTCCTCCTTCCTTGAAGGGTATTTCTGCTAAAGATCCTGAATCTTCTGATCACCCTAATGAAGCAGTAGTATCAATCAAGACCAATCGCGGTACTAGCTATGAACTATATTTAGAAGTACTTGATTTGGTGAAGAAAGCTTATTTTGAAATCTATGCCGAAAGAGTAGGTTTGACAGCAGATGAATATAGGGCATTGTCCAGTAGAGATGCTGCAGAAAAAGAACTTATGCAAAGAGGGAAAGAAGATATCCCTATGGCGATTTCAATTGCAGAACCAGATAAAACAGGAGGAGAATAA
- a CDS encoding MotA/TolQ/ExbB proton channel family protein, which yields MKKLIALFMLTGLLLSPVITKAQDATEEASAEDTTEMAMEEEAVEEPAPVVADDEIVVEDQPFHQVIKDKFIEGDPTFMTPVLICLILGLAVALERIITLNLSTTNTKKLLAKVEDALDQGGIEAAKDVTKSTKGPVASIFTQGLMRYSEGIEMVEKSIIAYGSVEMGRLEKGLVWISLFISLAPMLGFMGTVIGMIGAFDSIEAAGDISPSLVAGGIKIALLTTVAGLIVAIILQLFYNYCVAKIDSLVNDMEDASITLVDILVKHKLTK from the coding sequence ATGAAAAAGTTAATCGCTTTGTTCATGCTTACCGGACTACTTCTATCTCCGGTTATTACAAAAGCACAGGATGCCACAGAAGAAGCTTCTGCTGAAGACACTACTGAAATGGCAATGGAAGAAGAAGCAGTTGAGGAACCTGCACCAGTTGTTGCTGACGACGAGATTGTAGTGGAAGATCAACCATTCCATCAAGTAATCAAAGACAAGTTCATTGAAGGTGATCCTACATTCATGACTCCGGTATTGATTTGTTTGATCTTGGGTTTAGCAGTAGCTCTTGAAAGAATTATTACCCTAAACCTTTCAACTACTAACACTAAAAAGCTTCTTGCAAAAGTTGAAGATGCTCTAGATCAAGGTGGAATTGAAGCGGCAAAAGACGTTACAAAAAGCACTAAAGGTCCAGTTGCCTCTATCTTTACGCAAGGCTTGATGAGATACTCAGAAGGTATCGAAATGGTTGAAAAGTCAATCATCGCTTATGGTTCTGTTGAGATGGGACGTTTGGAAAAAGGTTTGGTATGGATTTCACTATTCATCTCTCTTGCTCCAATGCTTGGTTTCATGGGTACAGTAATTGGTATGATTGGTGCCTTTGACTCAATTGAAGCAGCAGGTGATATCTCTCCTTCTTTGGTAGCAGGTGGTATTAAAATCGCCCTTTTGACTACTGTAGCTGGTTTGATCGTAGCGATTATCCTACAGTTGTTCTACAACTACTGTGTGGCCAAAATCGATTCATTGGTGAACGATATGGAGGATGCTTCTATCACTTTGGTTGATATCCTTGTAAAGCACAAATTGACTAAATAA